One window of Polynucleobacter sp. HIN5 genomic DNA carries:
- the purM gene encoding phosphoribosylformylglycinamidine cyclo-ligase — MNNPSKTPGLSYRDAGVDIDAGDALVDRIKPLAKKTMREGVLAGIGGFGALFEVPKRYKEPILVSGTDGVGTKLKLAFEWNAHETIGQDLVAMSVNDILVQGAESLFFLDYFACGKLSVDTATTVIAGIAKGCELAGCALIGGETAEMPGMYPPGEYDLAGFAVGVVEKSKIIDGSSIRPGDAIIGIASSGAHSNGYSLIRKIIERAGAKPSETIEGKTLQELVMAPTQIYVKQLLNVMSHHPLKGLAHITGGGLVDNIPRVLPENTQAVLRRDSWTMPPLFRWLQMKGGVADAEMVRVFNCGIGMVVVVNQQEAKAVITSIEQQGLNAWLLGDITQRPQGAPQTILI, encoded by the coding sequence ATGAATAATCCATCAAAAACCCCAGGCTTGTCTTACCGCGACGCGGGTGTTGATATCGACGCTGGGGATGCCCTGGTTGACCGCATTAAGCCGTTGGCAAAAAAGACAATGCGCGAGGGCGTTTTAGCTGGAATCGGAGGGTTTGGGGCCTTATTTGAGGTACCCAAACGCTACAAAGAGCCCATTTTGGTATCGGGCACTGACGGTGTTGGCACCAAACTAAAGCTTGCTTTTGAGTGGAATGCCCATGAGACGATTGGCCAAGATTTGGTAGCAATGAGCGTCAATGACATTTTGGTTCAAGGCGCCGAATCCCTTTTTTTTCTGGATTACTTCGCCTGCGGCAAGTTATCGGTTGATACAGCAACAACCGTAATCGCCGGAATTGCCAAGGGTTGCGAGTTGGCTGGCTGCGCCTTAATTGGGGGTGAAACTGCTGAGATGCCGGGCATGTATCCGCCGGGTGAATACGATTTGGCAGGCTTTGCGGTTGGTGTGGTTGAGAAATCCAAAATTATTGATGGCTCCAGTATTCGGCCGGGCGACGCGATCATTGGAATTGCGTCTAGTGGTGCGCATTCAAATGGCTATTCCTTAATTCGCAAGATCATTGAGCGAGCTGGCGCAAAACCGAGCGAGACGATTGAAGGTAAGACCTTGCAAGAATTAGTTATGGCACCCACTCAAATCTACGTGAAGCAACTTTTAAATGTGATGTCGCATCATCCCTTAAAGGGATTGGCGCATATTACCGGCGGCGGCTTGGTTGATAACATCCCACGCGTATTACCGGAGAACACCCAGGCGGTACTGCGACGTGATTCATGGACGATGCCACCGCTGTTTCGCTGGTTGCAAATGAAAGGCGGCGTTGCTGATGCGGAGATGGTACGTGTTTTCAATTGCGGCATTGGGATGGTGGTGGTCGTCAATCAACAAGAAGCCAAGGCTGTGATTACTAGCATTGAACAGCAAGGTCTAAACGCGTGGTTGTTAGGCGATATCACTCAGCGTCCACAAGGAGCGCCACAAACGATTCTTATTTAA
- a CDS encoding AI-2E family transporter — protein sequence MAEIFTPFLFAFILAYILRPLVLRLQNLGLGKTFASSIGMLFGLGVFLIILLLLINLLRYEIPLIKAQLPIWLQSLQTWLGPKLLSLNIEIDWLALRDAITQKLTAHFSANANQILSTSFETILASGSSVLGGLVNIVLILFVLFYLLIDWQHFFELLKQLLPIRYQDTALRLALETDLLLSQYLRGQMLVILIMAVFYSAGLSLTGMHGALGLGVFTALVIVIPYIGIALGLILAVLSVVLQFGLGPELVIVLVVFGIGQVLEGFFLTPRLVGERIGLHPVAVLFALLIFAKLFGFFGVLLALPASAVVLVLIRFAWSQYAQSSWYQK from the coding sequence ATGGCTGAAATTTTTACCCCTTTTCTATTTGCATTTATTTTGGCTTACATTCTGAGGCCGCTAGTTCTGCGTCTTCAGAATCTAGGCCTTGGCAAAACCTTTGCCAGCAGTATCGGTATGCTTTTCGGGCTTGGCGTCTTCCTGATCATCCTATTACTACTGATCAATCTACTGCGCTATGAAATCCCCCTCATTAAGGCACAGCTACCCATTTGGCTTCAAAGTCTACAAACGTGGCTGGGGCCCAAATTACTCAGCCTCAATATTGAGATCGATTGGCTTGCCTTGCGGGATGCGATTACCCAAAAATTGACCGCCCATTTCTCTGCAAACGCCAACCAAATATTGAGTACGAGTTTTGAGACCATCTTGGCTTCTGGTAGCTCTGTGCTTGGCGGCCTCGTCAATATTGTGTTGATTCTCTTCGTCCTTTTTTATCTACTGATTGATTGGCAGCACTTCTTTGAATTACTCAAGCAACTACTTCCCATTCGCTATCAAGATACTGCGCTCAGACTGGCACTAGAAACCGACTTGTTACTATCGCAGTACCTGCGCGGGCAAATGCTGGTGATTTTGATTATGGCGGTTTTCTACAGCGCTGGATTGAGTTTGACGGGCATGCATGGAGCGCTTGGTCTTGGCGTATTTACTGCTTTGGTGATTGTGATTCCTTATATTGGAATTGCACTAGGTCTGATTCTGGCAGTCCTATCGGTCGTTTTGCAATTCGGGCTTGGGCCTGAACTCGTGATTGTGTTGGTCGTGTTTGGGATCGGCCAAGTGCTCGAGGGGTTTTTCCTAACCCCCCGTTTAGTAGGCGAACGAATTGGGTTACACCCAGTGGCGGTTTTATTTGCCTTACTAATCTTCGCTAAGTTATTTGGATTTTTTGGTGTGTTACTTGCCCTCCCAGCTAGCGCGGTTGTATTGGTATTAATCCGCTTTGCATGGTCGCAATACGCCCAAAGTAGCTGGTATCAAAAGTAA
- the hda gene encoding DnaA regulatory inactivator Hda encodes MASSALPRQFALDINQAPKPSLHNFLPNGNEALIDSLNQSIARWSSSPKTTSHSIEGRWFYWWGTDGAGCSHLLSAMANQAEQHQVGLIQLSPNEPSGWVNAEHKLAAAVSSAPIIMTLDDIDRLDTHQQASLFRLLNFVHASPHSFVYLSGHAPPAQLELREDLRTRLGWGLIFEVHPLSDSEKIEALSRAAKERGLILSNEVLPWLIHHFYRDMPSLMALLDALDAYSLETKRAITLPLVRELLQISGHTP; translated from the coding sequence ATGGCCTCATCCGCACTGCCCCGTCAATTTGCGCTCGATATCAATCAAGCCCCCAAGCCTTCACTGCACAATTTTTTACCAAATGGTAATGAAGCGCTGATTGATTCACTGAATCAGTCCATCGCTCGTTGGAGCTCATCACCTAAAACCACCTCTCACTCGATTGAAGGGCGCTGGTTTTATTGGTGGGGGACCGATGGTGCTGGATGCTCTCATCTATTAAGTGCTATGGCAAACCAAGCTGAGCAACATCAAGTGGGTTTGATTCAACTATCCCCCAATGAACCGAGTGGCTGGGTTAATGCTGAGCACAAACTTGCTGCTGCTGTGAGCTCCGCACCCATCATCATGACCTTGGATGATATAGATCGACTGGATACGCATCAACAAGCGAGTCTTTTTCGCTTACTCAATTTCGTACATGCCTCACCACACTCGTTTGTGTATCTATCTGGGCATGCGCCCCCTGCACAATTGGAATTACGAGAAGACTTGCGCACCCGTCTTGGCTGGGGACTAATCTTTGAAGTTCATCCGCTATCTGATTCAGAGAAGATCGAGGCACTGTCGCGCGCTGCAAAAGAGCGGGGTCTGATCTTATCCAACGAGGTTTTGCCTTGGTTAATTCATCATTTCTATCGGGATATGCCAAGTTTGATGGCATTACTCGATGCACTCGATGCCTATTCTTTGGAGACCAAGCGCGCCATTACCCTACCCTTGGTTCGTGAGCTCTTACAAATATCCGGACATACACCATGA
- a CDS encoding histidinol-phosphatase produces MTRLALFDLDHTLLPFDSDYEWGQFLVRLGVVDGEQYAKANDQFYADYKIGKLDIDAFLRFALRPLADNPRAQLEGWHRAFMQEKIDGRLHPQAIALVQRHLEAGDLCCVVTATNSFVTRPIVNAFGIEHLVATEPATENNQPGANFTGSIAGIPSFKEGKITRVNDWLTGLGLRLESIEQSFFYSDSMNDLPLLEKVTNPVATNPDARLRTEAEKRNWPILELFD; encoded by the coding sequence ATGACTCGTTTAGCCCTATTTGATTTGGATCACACCCTCTTACCGTTTGACAGCGATTACGAGTGGGGGCAGTTTCTGGTGCGCTTAGGTGTTGTCGATGGGGAGCAATACGCTAAAGCCAACGATCAGTTTTATGCCGATTACAAAATTGGTAAGCTCGATATTGATGCATTCTTACGTTTTGCCTTAAGGCCCTTGGCTGACAATCCACGTGCGCAATTGGAAGGCTGGCATCGTGCATTTATGCAAGAGAAGATCGATGGACGTCTGCATCCGCAAGCTATTGCCCTTGTACAACGGCATCTCGAAGCAGGTGATTTGTGTTGCGTAGTAACCGCCACCAATAGTTTTGTTACGCGCCCAATTGTGAACGCCTTTGGAATTGAACATCTGGTTGCTACTGAACCGGCGACTGAGAATAATCAACCGGGCGCGAACTTCACGGGTAGCATTGCAGGAATTCCGAGCTTTAAAGAAGGAAAAATTACTCGAGTCAATGATTGGTTAACTGGCTTGGGATTGCGTTTGGAATCCATTGAGCAAAGCTTCTTTTACTCTGACTCCATGAATGATTTGCCATTATTGGAAAAAGTAACGAATCCAGTGGCTACCAATCCAGATGCGCGCTTGCGTACAGAAGCCGAGAAGCGGAATTGGCCAATCTTAGAACTATTTGATTAA
- the pcnB gene encoding polynucleotide adenylyltransferase PcnB: MITKFIDRLLRRGPRPKSDQSGATLVAHKVSKKTHRIDPALLSKNAVKVTHTLQQGGYKAYIVGGAVRDLVLGIAPKDFDVATNATPEQVQKLFRRSRLIGRRFQIVHVTYFGKERPEIIEVSTFRAVLESVGEHIAESGRILRDNVWGTHAEDAARRDFTINAMYYDPSTETVLDYHGGMEDIRSKTIRMIGNPTKRYREDPVRMLRAIRFAAKTGFQIEPKTLAPIHELSQLIHDVPSARLFDEILKLLMSGHAWAGIQALRHANLHHGLLPFMDRALEDAQAAQFIEQALRNTDERIQMGKSVSPGFLFAALLWPDLEKEWQVLRNTGMPAVAALHAAIDTVVAPSHTGITIQRRHEGDMRDIWTMQPRFEKRVGRYPERLLEVPRFRAGYDFMLLRSQTGYCKPSLGQWWTDFYHADLPEREALLASAKLDDLASGKTPANPNRNRRRRPKKPKLNLNAPPDSGPNDAKQS, encoded by the coding sequence ATGATCACTAAATTCATCGATCGCTTATTGCGTCGAGGCCCCCGTCCAAAGTCGGATCAATCTGGGGCCACCCTAGTAGCTCATAAGGTTTCTAAGAAAACCCATCGCATCGATCCTGCCTTGCTTTCAAAAAATGCGGTCAAGGTCACTCATACCCTACAGCAGGGAGGCTATAAAGCTTATATCGTGGGTGGGGCAGTTCGTGATCTTGTTTTGGGGATCGCCCCAAAGGACTTTGATGTGGCAACGAATGCCACCCCCGAACAAGTCCAAAAATTATTTAGGCGCTCACGCTTGATTGGGCGTCGCTTTCAGATTGTGCATGTCACTTATTTTGGTAAAGAGCGTCCTGAAATCATTGAAGTCTCTACCTTTCGAGCCGTATTAGAAAGCGTGGGCGAGCATATTGCCGAGAGCGGTCGCATTCTGCGTGACAACGTTTGGGGCACGCATGCCGAAGACGCTGCCCGCCGTGACTTTACGATCAATGCAATGTATTACGACCCCAGCACAGAAACGGTGCTCGATTATCACGGTGGCATGGAGGATATCCGCTCTAAAACGATTCGTATGATCGGAAACCCAACAAAGCGTTACCGTGAAGATCCGGTCCGTATGTTGCGAGCGATTCGCTTTGCCGCAAAAACAGGCTTCCAGATTGAACCTAAGACTCTCGCACCGATTCATGAGCTTAGCCAATTAATCCATGACGTGCCAAGCGCTCGCCTATTCGATGAGATTTTGAAATTACTCATGTCGGGGCATGCTTGGGCTGGAATCCAGGCATTGCGTCATGCAAACTTGCACCATGGGCTTTTGCCATTTATGGATCGTGCACTGGAAGATGCGCAAGCCGCTCAATTTATTGAACAGGCCCTACGCAATACCGATGAACGAATTCAAATGGGCAAATCGGTTTCCCCGGGTTTTCTGTTTGCAGCCCTGCTTTGGCCTGATCTGGAGAAGGAGTGGCAAGTACTTCGAAATACTGGGATGCCAGCGGTAGCAGCGCTCCATGCTGCAATTGATACGGTTGTTGCCCCATCACATACCGGCATCACCATTCAACGCCGCCATGAGGGTGATATGCGGGATATCTGGACCATGCAACCGCGTTTTGAAAAACGAGTGGGGCGCTACCCCGAGCGACTGCTGGAGGTTCCGCGCTTTCGGGCTGGCTACGACTTCATGCTTCTACGCAGCCAAACAGGGTACTGCAAACCCAGCCTTGGGCAATGGTGGACAGACTTTTATCATGCGGATTTACCCGAACGAGAAGCCTTGCTGGCAAGCGCCAAGCTTGACGATTTGGCCTCTGGCAAAACCCCAGCTAACCCAAATAGGAACAGGCGCCGCAGGCCAAAAAAGCCAAAGCTAAACCTGAATGCTCCCCCTGATTCTGGACCAAATGACGCCAAGCAAAGTTAA
- the folK gene encoding 2-amino-4-hydroxy-6-hydroxymethyldihydropteridine diphosphokinase, with protein sequence MAQAFIGFGGNIGDARQSITDAIVCLAQHIQIHIVNKSCFYQSAPVNAVGGDYINAVVEIDTELNPYGLLYVCQSIEHQFGRERPYANAPRTLDLDILFYEGIEQNHSELTIPHPRIAERSFVILPLLEICPDFFLPNHGPLKNLLPNIAHQRITRITCKHCDCDQQLH encoded by the coding sequence ATGGCGCAGGCCTTTATTGGATTTGGTGGCAACATTGGCGATGCTCGGCAGAGCATCACCGATGCAATTGTCTGCCTTGCGCAGCATATTCAAATTCATATCGTTAACAAAAGCTGCTTTTATCAAAGTGCGCCTGTGAATGCTGTAGGTGGTGATTACATCAATGCGGTTGTCGAAATTGATACTGAACTCAATCCCTATGGACTTTTGTATGTCTGCCAATCGATCGAGCATCAGTTTGGTCGCGAACGTCCTTATGCGAATGCGCCCCGAACCCTTGATCTCGATATTTTGTTTTATGAAGGCATCGAGCAAAATCACTCTGAGCTCACCATTCCCCACCCACGCATTGCCGAACGCTCATTTGTGATCCTTCCTTTACTTGAAATCTGCCCCGATTTTTTCTTACCCAACCACGGCCCCTTAAAAAATCTTTTACCGAATATTGCGCACCAACGCATCACCCGCATCACTTGCAAACACTGCGATTGCGACCAACAGCTGCATTAG
- the panB gene encoding 3-methyl-2-oxobutanoate hydroxymethyltransferase produces the protein MSYLQGDKPITITKLLAMHADGEKIAVLTAYDSTMSALLNRCGVEVILIGDSLGNVIQGHSSTTPVTVEEMAYHTQCVARANHHAFLIADLPFASYGDPVQALESAAELMRAGADMVKLEGGGWQVDIIQFLVERSVPVCAHLGLLPQSVHLLGGYKVQGKSKDASALMFEQAHACQAAGAQMLVLEAIPSALGEKITQSLHIPTIGIGAGPNCSGQVLVLPDLLGISPGKAPKFVKDFMAGSNSIEAAIKAYVREVKSGKFPGPEHCFAS, from the coding sequence ATGAGTTATTTACAAGGCGATAAGCCAATCACGATCACGAAGTTATTGGCCATGCATGCCGATGGCGAGAAAATTGCGGTTCTTACTGCATACGATTCCACCATGAGTGCCCTTCTCAATCGCTGTGGAGTTGAAGTGATTCTGATTGGAGACTCGCTTGGCAATGTGATCCAAGGTCACAGCAGCACTACTCCGGTCACCGTTGAGGAAATGGCCTATCACACGCAATGCGTTGCCCGTGCCAATCACCATGCATTCTTGATTGCCGATCTACCATTTGCAAGCTATGGAGATCCCGTGCAAGCACTGGAATCCGCCGCTGAGCTGATGCGCGCTGGCGCTGACATGGTGAAGCTTGAAGGTGGCGGTTGGCAGGTCGATATCATTCAATTTTTAGTCGAGCGCAGTGTTCCAGTTTGCGCTCACCTGGGGCTATTACCTCAGTCTGTGCACTTGCTGGGTGGTTATAAAGTCCAAGGCAAGTCAAAAGATGCCAGCGCTCTGATGTTTGAACAAGCCCATGCCTGCCAAGCCGCAGGCGCTCAAATGCTTGTCTTAGAGGCGATCCCATCGGCGCTCGGAGAAAAAATTACCCAATCACTCCACATTCCGACGATTGGGATTGGAGCAGGGCCAAATTGCTCCGGACAAGTTTTAGTACTGCCAGATCTACTCGGAATTAGTCCTGGAAAAGCGCCAAAGTTTGTGAAAGACTTTATGGCCGGCAGCAACTCGATTGAGGCGGCGATTAAAGCCTATGTTCGTGAAGTCAAGTCCGGAAAATTTCCCGGACCTGAGCACTGCTTTGCCTCTTAA
- the dnaJ gene encoding molecular chaperone DnaJ, whose translation MATGKRDFYEVLGVGKNASDEELKKAYRKLAMKYHPDRNPDNPSAEAKFKEAKEAYETLADPQKRNAYDQYGHAGVDPSMGGFGGTAGGFADAFGDIFGDIFGQGRSSGPQVYKGADLRYNMEITLEQAAEGYTTQIRVPSWSNCKTCSGSGAEPGSKIEECPTCDGRGQVRIAQGFFSMQQTCPKCRGTGQYIPKPCKTCHGSGKLKEQKTLEIKIPAGIDDGMRVRSVGNGEPGINGGPSGDLYVEVHVKEHPVFERDGSDLHIQMPVSFATATLGGDIEVPTLGGRVELTIPEGTQTGKTFRLRGKGIKQLRSSLLGDLYVHVLLETPVKLSEEQKSLLSQFDESLRSGGKKHSPQQEGWFDRMKSFFN comes from the coding sequence GTGGCAACTGGTAAACGTGATTTTTATGAAGTGCTAGGGGTTGGTAAAAATGCCAGCGATGAGGAGCTTAAAAAGGCTTATCGCAAATTAGCCATGAAATACCATCCTGATCGCAACCCTGATAATCCATCTGCCGAGGCAAAGTTCAAAGAGGCCAAGGAAGCCTACGAGACACTGGCGGACCCCCAAAAGCGCAATGCGTACGATCAGTACGGCCATGCTGGCGTTGACCCTAGCATGGGTGGATTTGGAGGCACTGCAGGGGGTTTTGCTGACGCCTTTGGCGATATCTTTGGCGATATCTTTGGTCAAGGAAGAAGTTCTGGTCCTCAGGTTTATAAGGGCGCCGACCTGCGCTACAACATGGAGATTACCCTCGAGCAAGCCGCTGAGGGTTACACCACCCAAATTCGAGTACCCAGCTGGAGTAATTGCAAAACCTGTAGCGGTTCTGGTGCTGAGCCAGGTTCAAAGATTGAGGAATGCCCAACCTGTGATGGCCGCGGTCAAGTCCGGATCGCTCAAGGCTTTTTCTCAATGCAACAAACGTGTCCAAAGTGTCGTGGGACTGGCCAATACATACCGAAGCCTTGTAAGACCTGCCATGGCAGCGGCAAGCTTAAAGAGCAAAAGACGCTTGAAATTAAGATCCCGGCCGGTATCGATGACGGTATGCGGGTGCGCTCCGTTGGTAATGGCGAGCCTGGGATTAACGGTGGTCCTTCGGGCGATCTCTACGTCGAAGTGCATGTCAAAGAGCACCCTGTATTTGAGCGCGATGGCAGCGATTTGCATATTCAAATGCCTGTTTCATTTGCGACCGCCACCTTGGGTGGTGATATTGAAGTCCCAACACTTGGTGGCAGAGTTGAGCTGACGATCCCTGAGGGAACTCAAACCGGCAAAACCTTCCGTCTGCGCGGCAAAGGAATTAAACAGTTGCGTTCTTCCCTATTGGGCGATTTGTATGTGCATGTCTTGCTTGAAACCCCAGTGAAGTTATCGGAGGAACAAAAATCATTGCTCTCTCAATTTGATGAGTCACTTCGAAGCGGTGGTAAAAAACACAGCCCCCAGCAAGAGGGTTGGTTTGATCGAATGAAGAGTTTTTTTAATTAA
- the dnaK gene encoding molecular chaperone DnaK, with protein sequence MGKIIGIDLGTTNSCVAVIENNAPKVIENAEGARTTPSIIAYMEDGEVLVGAPAKRQSVTNPKNTIYAVKRLIGRKFTDAEVQKDIGLMPYSIIAADNGDAWVSVRDKKIAPQQVSAEVLRKMKKTAEDYLGEEVTEAVITVPAYFNDSQRQATKDAGRIAGLEVKRIINEPTAAALAFGLDKQDKTDRKIAVYDLGGGTFDVSIIEIANVDGEKQFEVLSTNGDTFLGGEDFDQRIIDWIIAEFKKEQGVDLSKDVLALQRLKDAAEKAKIELSSSQQTEINLPYVTADASGPKHLNLKLTRSKLESLVEELITRTMGPCQVAMKDAGVSAADIDDVILVGGQTRMPKVQEQVKAIFGKEPRKDVNPDEAVAVGAAIQGSVLAGDRKDVLLLDVTPLSLGIETLGGVMTKMIPKNTTIPTKHAQVFSTAEDNQPAVTIKCFQGEREMASANKLLGEFNLEGIPPSPRGLPQIEVTFDIDANGILHVTAKDKASGKENKITIKANSGLSEDEIQRMVKDAEANAEEDRKLLELVTVRNAADALAHSTKKALNEHGASLDASEKSAIEAALKELEEAIKGSDKAAIESKTEALAKASQKLGEKAYAAEQAKANPGAANPAGEAKANNDAEVVDADFKEVDDKK encoded by the coding sequence ATGGGAAAAATTATTGGAATTGACCTAGGAACAACTAACTCCTGCGTCGCAGTTATTGAGAACAACGCCCCGAAAGTCATTGAAAATGCCGAGGGCGCTAGAACCACTCCATCCATCATTGCGTATATGGAAGACGGAGAGGTATTGGTTGGTGCGCCCGCTAAGCGACAGTCAGTCACTAACCCTAAAAATACCATCTATGCCGTCAAGCGCTTAATAGGACGCAAATTTACTGATGCAGAAGTGCAAAAAGATATTGGCCTAATGCCTTACAGCATCATTGCCGCAGACAATGGCGATGCATGGGTATCGGTGCGCGACAAGAAAATTGCCCCTCAGCAGGTATCAGCCGAAGTCTTGCGCAAAATGAAAAAGACTGCCGAAGATTATTTGGGCGAAGAGGTCACCGAGGCCGTGATTACGGTGCCTGCTTACTTTAATGATAGTCAGCGTCAAGCCACGAAAGATGCTGGTCGGATTGCTGGTTTGGAAGTCAAGCGCATCATTAATGAGCCTACCGCTGCTGCTCTAGCATTTGGATTGGATAAGCAAGACAAGACCGATCGCAAGATCGCTGTTTATGACTTGGGCGGTGGCACCTTCGACGTTTCAATTATTGAAATCGCGAATGTGGATGGAGAAAAACAGTTTGAAGTGTTATCAACCAATGGGGATACTTTTTTAGGCGGTGAAGACTTTGACCAGCGCATCATTGATTGGATCATTGCCGAGTTCAAGAAAGAACAGGGCGTTGATTTGAGTAAAGATGTCTTGGCATTGCAGCGCCTAAAAGATGCTGCTGAGAAAGCTAAGATTGAGCTGTCTTCCTCCCAGCAAACCGAAATCAACTTGCCTTATGTAACGGCCGACGCAAGTGGTCCGAAGCATTTGAACCTGAAGTTGACTCGCTCTAAATTGGAGTCTTTGGTTGAAGAGTTGATTACTCGTACCATGGGTCCATGCCAAGTGGCGATGAAAGATGCAGGGGTTTCTGCAGCAGATATTGATGATGTCATCCTAGTGGGTGGCCAAACTCGTATGCCGAAGGTACAAGAGCAAGTTAAGGCCATCTTTGGTAAAGAGCCCCGCAAAGACGTGAATCCCGATGAGGCGGTTGCGGTTGGTGCCGCGATTCAGGGATCGGTATTGGCCGGTGATCGTAAGGATGTCTTGTTACTTGATGTCACACCGCTATCGTTGGGTATTGAGACCTTGGGTGGTGTGATGACCAAGATGATCCCCAAAAATACGACGATTCCGACCAAGCACGCCCAAGTGTTTTCAACGGCTGAAGACAATCAGCCAGCGGTGACTATCAAGTGCTTCCAGGGTGAGCGTGAGATGGCCAGTGCTAATAAATTGCTTGGCGAGTTTAATTTGGAAGGTATTCCGCCATCACCCCGTGGCTTGCCACAAATTGAGGTGACCTTTGATATCGATGCCAACGGAATCTTGCACGTCACTGCTAAAGACAAAGCGTCTGGCAAAGAGAACAAGATCACCATCAAGGCAAACTCAGGCCTCTCTGAGGATGAGATTCAGCGGATGGTGAAGGATGCCGAAGCCAATGCTGAGGAAGATCGTAAATTGCTTGAGCTGGTCACCGTCCGAAATGCAGCCGATGCCTTAGCGCACTCGACCAAGAAAGCGCTTAATGAACATGGCGCAAGTCTGGACGCTTCTGAGAAGAGTGCAATTGAAGCGGCATTGAAAGAGTTAGAAGAAGCCATCAAGGGAAGTGATAAAGCAGCGATTGAGTCTAAAACGGAAGCATTGGCAAAGGCCAGTCAGAAGCTTGGCGAGAAAGCCTATGCTGCCGAGCAAGCAAAGGCTAACCCAGGCGCTGCTAATCCAGCAGGTGAGGCGAAAGCCAATAATGACGCTGAAGTAGTCGACGCTGACTTTAAGGAAGTGGATGACAAGAAGTAA
- the grpE gene encoding nucleotide exchange factor GrpE, with amino-acid sequence MSDHKSEQQVADNTTSEVNEQPPLSIEEELAELKTKLAEMQDNFLRAKAEGENIRRRAAEDIAKAHKFAIENFAEHLIPVSDSLYAALATEAGDAKAFKEGLEITLKQLIAAFEKGRLVEINPEPGAKFDPHQHQAISMVPSDQEPNTVVSVLQRGFLIADRVLRPALVTVSQAK; translated from the coding sequence ATGAGTGATCACAAATCTGAGCAGCAAGTAGCTGATAACACAACATCCGAAGTGAACGAACAGCCTCCCCTGAGCATCGAAGAGGAGCTAGCAGAACTCAAGACCAAGCTTGCTGAAATGCAAGATAACTTCTTGCGTGCCAAGGCGGAGGGCGAGAATATTCGGCGTCGCGCTGCTGAAGACATTGCAAAAGCCCACAAATTTGCCATAGAAAATTTTGCCGAGCACTTGATTCCAGTCAGCGATAGCTTATATGCCGCTTTAGCCACCGAGGCTGGCGATGCAAAAGCCTTTAAGGAGGGTCTTGAGATCACCTTAAAGCAACTCATTGCCGCCTTCGAAAAAGGCCGCTTGGTTGAGATTAACCCTGAGCCTGGCGCTAAGTTTGACCCGCACCAGCATCAAGCAATTTCTATGGTCCCATCAGACCAAGAGCCCAACACAGTGGTCTCGGTCTTGCAAAGAGGCTTTTTGATCGCCGATAGAGTATTAAGACCAGCATTGGTCACTGTTAGCCAAGCAAAATAA